The Commensalibacter nepenthis genome has a window encoding:
- a CDS encoding FTR1 family iron permease, with protein MGAPLFIVWRESVEALLVIGILYAWLRRENLLLLTKQLWIGTALGLLLAGLLAVAFWVAGSWFAGSGGEWFFTIMMFVASLLILQMVIWMHRHGSGMKKHLEQEAAESLHKSGGGFGILILAMLAVAREGSETVVFLAGIGAQQKGTSIGLFILGGVVGLLLALLTFWLLQKCSKIIAWKWFFLISEFLLLLIGGGLMISAFDKAAAQISDYDLPEWLFNFMDNALWSTSWLVPDNSTLTGLTGYHAEPSLMQVSVILLYWLCAILLCNISFTKNPSTK; from the coding sequence ATGGGTGCGCCCTTATTTATCGTATGGCGTGAAAGCGTAGAAGCATTACTGGTTATTGGTATTCTATATGCGTGGTTACGAAGAGAAAATTTATTATTATTAACTAAACAGCTTTGGATTGGCACGGCTCTGGGCTTATTGCTTGCAGGATTATTGGCGGTTGCCTTTTGGGTGGCAGGTAGTTGGTTTGCAGGATCGGGTGGGGAATGGTTTTTTACCATCATGATGTTTGTTGCATCATTGTTAATTTTACAAATGGTGATTTGGATGCATCGTCATGGCAGTGGTATGAAAAAACACCTTGAACAAGAAGCTGCGGAAAGTTTGCACAAATCAGGTGGAGGCTTTGGAATTCTGATTCTAGCCATGTTGGCTGTTGCAAGAGAAGGATCGGAAACGGTTGTTTTCCTTGCTGGCATTGGTGCTCAACAAAAAGGAACGTCGATTGGTTTATTTATACTTGGGGGTGTGGTTGGTTTATTACTTGCGCTGTTGACATTCTGGCTTTTACAAAAATGCTCTAAGATCATTGCATGGAAATGGTTCTTCTTGATTAGTGAGTTTTTATTACTTCTGATCGGAGGAGGATTAATGATTAGTGCTTTTGATAAAGCAGCAGCACAAATTTCAGATTATGATTTGCCAGAATGGCTTTTTAATTTTATGGATAATGCGTTATGGAGTACATCTTGGCTGGTTCCAGATAATAGTACATTAACAGGATTAACAGGGTATCATGCTGAGCCTTCTTTGATGCAAGTATCTGTAATATTACTTTATTGGTTATGTGCGATCTTGTTGTGCAATATATCGTTCACGAAGAATCCAAGCACAAAATAA
- a CDS encoding cupredoxin domain-containing protein produces the protein MRKLRTILFLFLFIPIPVFATPLANYDITIKDGVFSPQSIEVPSDQRFKITIKNIGQGPAEFENLSLRVEKVLAAGVTSFVVIHPLKPNTYHFIDEFHMDMQGFNIISK, from the coding sequence ATGAGAAAATTGCGGACTATTTTGTTTTTGTTTTTGTTTATACCAATACCAGTATTTGCGACACCGCTTGCAAATTATGATATTACAATTAAAGATGGTGTTTTTTCCCCACAATCTATCGAGGTTCCATCCGATCAACGGTTTAAAATTACGATTAAAAATATTGGTCAAGGTCCAGCGGAATTTGAAAATTTATCATTAAGAGTTGAAAAAGTTTTGGCTGCAGGGGTTACGTCATTTGTTGTAATTCATCCATTGAAACCTAATACTTATCATTTTATTGATGAATTTCATATGGATATGCAAGGGTTTAATATCATTTCCAAATAG
- a CDS encoding MFS transporter yields MGNIINKIFVSPKLMLGYFGVMIFMAGEGLELNWLPDYLQHNGMTEAQTGLIYTIYGLMVAISSWFSGVLAEIFGVRRVMFIGLVLFYIGSFFFLTFGIPTNSLYWIIPTYAVRGLAYPLFAYGFLVWVAYEAPAERLGSAVGIFWFMYSGGVAVIGTKYSDIMLNYFHMQHLHLLWTALIFVTLGAIIALALSGGDSSGNNNRKSEKASFSYLLNGLTILAKKPKVAMGGIVRIINTSAAYGFPVFIPALLIAESYDKAVWLSVVFWLWMTNVVFNLLWGIIADRLGWRNVVMWFGCVGCAITTFLFYYAITSHASVLTITIIASVYGCFLAAFVPLSAIMPMLAPNDKGAAMSILNFGAGMSYFFGYFIVTLFISSIGSGGVIYIYTALYVVAAVLMIFVNVKQPSGDSVEHELSVAVKEAL; encoded by the coding sequence ATGGGCAATATAATAAATAAAATCTTTGTTTCACCAAAATTGATGCTGGGTTATTTTGGGGTGATGATTTTTATGGCTGGTGAAGGTTTAGAACTTAACTGGTTACCTGACTATTTACAGCATAATGGTATGACTGAGGCTCAAACGGGTCTGATTTACACAATCTATGGACTGATGGTTGCCATTTCATCATGGTTTTCTGGCGTTTTGGCAGAAATCTTTGGTGTCAGACGCGTTATGTTCATAGGACTGGTTTTATTTTATATTGGTTCATTCTTCTTTCTGACCTTTGGTATCCCTACAAATAGTTTATATTGGATAATTCCGACTTATGCTGTTCGCGGGTTGGCTTATCCATTATTTGCTTATGGATTTTTGGTGTGGGTTGCTTATGAAGCCCCCGCAGAACGTTTAGGCTCAGCAGTTGGAATTTTTTGGTTTATGTATTCTGGCGGTGTTGCGGTAATTGGTACTAAATATTCCGATATTATGTTGAATTATTTTCACATGCAGCATTTGCATCTATTATGGACTGCATTAATTTTCGTCACATTGGGTGCGATTATTGCTTTGGCTCTAAGTGGCGGTGATTCTTCTGGCAATAATAATCGAAAATCAGAAAAAGCATCTTTTTCTTATTTACTTAATGGATTAACAATTTTAGCCAAGAAACCAAAAGTTGCAATGGGCGGTATTGTTCGTATAATTAATACCAGTGCTGCTTATGGTTTTCCTGTATTTATTCCAGCACTTTTAATTGCTGAAAGTTATGACAAAGCTGTTTGGTTGTCTGTTGTTTTCTGGTTATGGATGACCAATGTTGTCTTTAATTTGTTGTGGGGTATTATCGCAGACAGATTGGGTTGGCGTAATGTTGTGATGTGGTTTGGTTGTGTTGGCTGTGCGATTACAACATTCTTATTCTATTATGCGATAACATCACATGCATCAGTTTTAACAATTACAATTATTGCCAGTGTTTATGGTTGTTTTCTTGCTGCGTTTGTTCCGTTATCTGCAATTATGCCAATGTTGGCTCCAAATGACAAAGGTGCAGCGATGTCTATCCTTAATTTTGGCGCAGGGATGAGTTATTTCTTTGGATATTTTATTGTAACCTTGTTTATTTCTTCTATTGGCAGTGGTGGCGTGATTTATATCTATACAGCATTATATGTGGTCGCTGCTGTATTAATGATTTTTGTAAATGTGAAACAGCCTTCTGGAGATAGTGTTGAGCATGAGTTAAGCGTTGCAGTTAAAGAAGCTTTGTAA
- a CDS encoding SDR family oxidoreductase, translating to MSQKEMFDLSGKVAVITGGGAGIGNEIAKAYLEKNVKVALLDRAENIAEIAKELSADNVIGLQLDVTKKDQIDQTIKRVVDHYGRIDILVNCAGVAILDAAEDVSEEGWDATIAINLKGTFFVSQAVGKVMLKQKQGSIINFASQAGVVALPNHLSYCASKAGVIGLTKVLALEWGPSNINVNSISPTVVLTAMGKTVWAGAVGDEFKAKIPSRRFAEPEQIAAAAVYLASSEASIINGANLVIDGGFTIQ from the coding sequence ATGTCTCAAAAAGAAATGTTTGATTTATCTGGTAAAGTTGCCGTTATTACGGGTGGTGGTGCAGGTATTGGCAATGAAATTGCCAAGGCATATTTGGAAAAAAATGTCAAAGTTGCATTACTAGATCGTGCAGAAAATATTGCAGAAATCGCCAAAGAATTAAGTGCAGACAATGTGATTGGATTACAACTTGATGTAACTAAAAAAGATCAAATTGATCAAACAATCAAAAGAGTCGTCGATCATTATGGTCGTATTGATATTTTGGTGAATTGCGCTGGCGTCGCAATATTAGATGCGGCTGAAGATGTCAGTGAAGAAGGTTGGGATGCAACGATTGCAATTAATTTAAAAGGTACATTTTTTGTTTCCCAAGCTGTCGGTAAGGTGATGTTGAAACAAAAACAAGGTTCAATTATCAATTTTGCGTCTCAAGCAGGCGTTGTTGCCCTTCCAAACCACCTGTCCTATTGTGCCAGCAAAGCTGGGGTTATTGGGTTAACCAAAGTATTGGCTTTGGAATGGGGGCCTTCTAATATTAATGTGAATTCGATTTCTCCGACTGTTGTATTAACGGCAATGGGTAAAACCGTATGGGCTGGTGCTGTGGGTGATGAATTTAAAGCAAAAATTCCATCACGCCGCTTTGCCGAACCTGAACAAATTGCTGCTGCTGCTGTTTATTTAGCAAGTAGTGAAGCATCCATTATTAATGGTGCAAATTTAGTTATTGATGGTGGTTTTACAATTCAGTAA
- the rpiB gene encoding ribose 5-phosphate isomerase B, with protein MLPIAIGCDDAAVNLKNTLVEWLESIGIKVVDYSTDANRESNFYPDIAWSVGQAIREGKHERGILVCGTGIGMAITANKIPGIRAAQCHDTFSAERARKSNDAQIITLGERVIGPELAKTVVKAWLDSEFSGGGSTPKVERISYYEKKAISS; from the coding sequence ATGTTACCTATTGCTATTGGCTGTGACGATGCAGCGGTTAATTTAAAAAATACACTTGTGGAATGGTTAGAATCCATCGGCATCAAAGTCGTTGATTACAGCACAGATGCCAATCGTGAATCCAATTTCTATCCTGATATTGCATGGTCTGTAGGTCAAGCAATCAGAGAAGGAAAACATGAACGCGGAATCTTAGTTTGTGGAACAGGCATTGGCATGGCAATTACTGCCAACAAAATCCCCGGAATTCGTGCAGCGCAATGTCATGATACATTTTCTGCTGAACGTGCCAGAAAAAGCAACGATGCACAAATCATCACTTTGGGTGAAAGAGTTATTGGACCAGAATTAGCAAAAACCGTTGTTAAAGCCTGGTTGGATTCTGAATTTTCTGGTGGTGGCTCAACACCTAAGGTAGAACGTATTTCTTATTATGAAAAGAAAGCTATTTCTTCCTAA
- a CDS encoding NAD(P)-dependent alcohol dehydrogenase: protein MAKALVLESKGKLSIRDIDLPSHVGANDVKIKIHNVGVCGSDVHYYTHGKIGPFVVNEPMVLGHEASGTVIEVGKDVTNLKVGDRVCMEPGIPNLHSKATQLGIYNVDPDVRFWATPPIHGCLTETVVHPAAYTFKLPDNVSFAEGAFVEPFATGVHACVKAQIKPGDVCLVAGCGPIGILTALAALASGASKVFISDVAAPKLAIAGQYEGLIPVNITKESLVDKVKAECGKDWGVDVALEASGHPSSYDPLLACVRPGGTIVFVGMPVDKVPFDLVTAQSKELRMETVFRYANVYDRAVSLIASGKVNLKPLISGVYPFEKAIEAFERAASAKPDDVKLQIQLVE, encoded by the coding sequence ATGGCAAAAGCTCTTGTTTTAGAAAGCAAAGGTAAGCTGAGCATTCGTGACATTGATTTACCCAGTCATGTCGGGGCAAACGATGTCAAAATCAAAATCCATAATGTTGGTGTCTGTGGCAGTGACGTCCATTATTACACACATGGAAAAATTGGACCTTTTGTTGTTAATGAACCGATGGTTCTTGGGCATGAAGCTTCTGGCACAGTGATCGAAGTCGGTAAAGACGTTACCAATCTCAAAGTTGGTGATCGTGTTTGTATGGAACCTGGTATTCCAAACCTACACTCCAAAGCAACACAACTGGGAATTTATAATGTTGATCCTGATGTGCGTTTCTGGGCGACCCCTCCTATTCATGGATGTTTAACGGAAACTGTTGTTCATCCTGCTGCTTATACATTTAAATTACCAGATAATGTTTCATTTGCCGAAGGTGCTTTTGTCGAACCTTTTGCAACTGGCGTACATGCTTGTGTCAAAGCACAAATCAAGCCAGGAGATGTTTGTTTAGTTGCTGGATGTGGTCCTATTGGTATTTTAACCGCATTAGCTGCATTAGCTTCAGGTGCAAGTAAAGTCTTTATTTCCGATGTTGCGGCACCAAAATTGGCAATCGCAGGTCAATATGAAGGATTAATCCCTGTTAATATTACCAAAGAATCCTTGGTTGATAAGGTTAAAGCTGAATGTGGCAAAGATTGGGGCGTCGATGTAGCATTGGAAGCATCTGGACATCCTTCTTCTTACGATCCGTTGCTTGCTTGTGTCAGACCTGGTGGAACCATTGTATTTGTGGGAATGCCTGTTGACAAAGTTCCATTTGACTTGGTTACAGCACAAAGTAAAGAATTACGTATGGAAACAGTCTTCCGCTATGCAAATGTATATGATCGTGCCGTTAGCTTAATTGCGTCTGGAAAAGTTAATTTAAAACCGTTGATTTCTGGCGTTTATCCATTTGAAAAAGCAATTGAAGCATTTGAACGTGCAGCATCTGCAAAACCTGATGATGTAAAGCTACAAATCCAACTGGTTGAATAA
- the dhaL gene encoding dihydroxyacetone kinase subunit DhaL — MSEVIVIKNGVDIVDDLINVIVSNRDYLSEIDGAIGDGDHGINMAKGFNICKTRIDGKQLTLSEALAELSDSLMEGIGGSMGPLYGCIFTGWSDSVQGKTELTKEDVQAMLANGMSELQDISPAQKGDKCLVDTLFPAVESFAQAVKEEKTFKEALNIMKDAAAKGRDSTKDLVAKIGRASRLGERSKGVLDAGATSCCLLVTQLADSLEAKMN, encoded by the coding sequence ATGTCTGAAGTTATTGTTATTAAAAATGGTGTTGATATCGTTGATGATTTAATCAATGTAATCGTTAGCAATCGGGACTACTTAAGTGAAATCGATGGTGCTATTGGGGACGGAGATCACGGTATTAATATGGCCAAAGGGTTTAATATTTGTAAAACCCGCATTGATGGTAAACAATTAACCCTATCTGAGGCTTTGGCTGAACTTAGTGATTCTTTAATGGAAGGCATTGGTGGTTCTATGGGACCATTATATGGTTGCATTTTCACAGGTTGGTCAGACAGCGTTCAAGGTAAAACAGAGCTGACCAAAGAAGATGTGCAAGCCATGTTGGCAAATGGGATGAGCGAACTGCAAGATATTAGCCCGGCTCAAAAAGGTGACAAATGTTTGGTAGATACTTTATTTCCAGCCGTTGAAAGTTTTGCACAAGCTGTTAAAGAAGAGAAAACTTTTAAAGAAGCATTAAATATTATGAAAGATGCTGCTGCAAAAGGGCGAGATTCGACCAAAGATTTAGTGGCTAAAATTGGTCGTGCAAGCCGCCTTGGCGAACGTTCAAAAGGTGTGTTAGATGCTGGTGCGACTTCTTGTTGTTTATTGGTAACTCAATTAGCAGATAGCCTTGAGGCAAAAATGAATTAA
- a CDS encoding dihydroxyacetone kinase subunit DhaK, whose product MMKLNRIINDPNLVVEDAIEGYVAAHPELFAKTDHERVLKYPSIPQQGKVGIVTGGGSGHEPAFLGYVGKNMVDAVAIGEIFSSPTAGAFLDAMKAADGGAGVACLYGNYAGDNMNVKMAVKKAAAAGITVKTVVANDDVASAPIDEKEKRRGVAGEILMWKVGGAAAAAGYDLDGVIAVAQKAIDNCRSIGVGLSSCIIPAVGHPNFNIDNGMMEVGIGHHGEPGINVVPLQPAKEMAETMLEPILKEGLFESGSEVVVLVSGLGATPTMELYIYYAEVDRILKEKGVKVHRSYVGNYFTSLEMMGVTLSMMKLDDELKKLVDAPVHSLGMVQG is encoded by the coding sequence ATGATGAAATTAAACAGAATTATTAATGATCCTAATCTTGTTGTTGAAGATGCAATTGAAGGATATGTAGCAGCTCATCCAGAGCTTTTTGCAAAAACAGATCATGAGAGAGTATTGAAATATCCATCTATCCCACAACAAGGAAAAGTTGGGATTGTTACAGGTGGTGGTTCTGGTCATGAGCCTGCGTTCTTGGGCTATGTTGGTAAAAACATGGTTGATGCTGTGGCTATTGGAGAGATTTTTTCTTCACCAACCGCAGGTGCTTTTCTTGATGCGATGAAAGCTGCTGACGGTGGGGCAGGTGTTGCTTGTCTTTATGGAAATTATGCTGGCGACAATATGAATGTCAAAATGGCGGTTAAAAAAGCGGCTGCTGCGGGTATTACTGTAAAAACAGTGGTTGCTAATGATGATGTTGCTTCTGCACCGATTGATGAAAAAGAAAAACGTCGTGGTGTTGCTGGTGAAATCCTGATGTGGAAAGTGGGCGGTGCAGCTGCAGCGGCTGGCTATGATCTGGATGGTGTTATTGCTGTTGCTCAAAAAGCTATTGATAATTGTCGTTCTATTGGCGTTGGTCTAAGTTCTTGTATTATTCCAGCTGTGGGTCATCCTAATTTCAATATTGATAATGGGATGATGGAAGTTGGTATCGGTCATCATGGTGAGCCTGGTATCAATGTTGTTCCTTTACAACCTGCCAAAGAAATGGCAGAAACCATGTTGGAACCTATTTTAAAAGAAGGACTTTTTGAATCTGGTTCTGAAGTTGTTGTTTTAGTTTCTGGTTTGGGTGCAACCCCTACGATGGAGCTTTATATTTATTATGCAGAAGTCGATCGCATTTTAAAAGAAAAAGGCGTTAAGGTTCATCGTAGCTACGTGGGTAACTATTTTACCTCTCTTGAAATGATGGGTGTTACTCTTTCTATGATGAAATTAGATGACGAGTTGAAAAAACTTGTTGATGCTCCCGTTCATTCTCTTGGTATGGTTCAAGGTTAA
- a CDS encoding carbohydrate porin: MKKLLKYLAHIPSYYRKKLTSISVYVPLSLIIYTNHAHAARSSAIISQDASPSTNNSSANPTKKTPPPAKVLDQNTGQHPEDQDMLLKDMWGVRPWLAQYGITFTAVDINEVWGNPYGGTKQGAAYEGMTTLTLNWDPEKVLGIKHGVFNISALQIRGRQFTGENLSDLNNISGIEADRSTRLWELWYQQGFWDDKFTVRIGKLSLDQEFNISDYATMFINSSFGWSMVSSVDTYSGGVDYPLAAPGIRFAFQPNANWTNLFAVTNDNPNDVPFCNPSGAFTCDPQAAHLSGTHFNFNTGVFIINELQYHLNPAPDDAKDKTVSTGYPGTYRIGAYFDSAGFPDQRYNAQRLPLADPNNDQTMWKHRHNWSVYGIIDQMIWRNKDKTHSVGLFGRIQTSPGDRSPVNLGGDAGIVYKGIFNREDDSLGFAWGFGSFGDRARQYDRDYRYFNNDPSWRTRKTEHHIELAWQIQATPWWEIKPDFQYIFNPGGGLNLEEGYHKRIQNEAVFGLRSTVNF; this comes from the coding sequence ATGAAAAAACTCTTGAAATATCTTGCACATATCCCCTCATACTATAGAAAAAAACTAACTTCCATTTCTGTTTATGTGCCTCTATCCTTAATTATTTACACAAATCACGCCCATGCAGCCCGCTCTTCTGCTATTATTAGCCAAGACGCATCACCCTCAACAAATAATAGCAGTGCTAACCCTACAAAGAAAACACCGCCTCCCGCAAAAGTTCTAGATCAAAATACAGGGCAACATCCAGAAGATCAGGATATGTTGTTAAAAGATATGTGGGGCGTTCGCCCTTGGTTGGCACAATATGGAATCACGTTCACCGCTGTTGATATTAACGAAGTTTGGGGAAATCCATATGGTGGGACGAAACAAGGCGCCGCCTATGAAGGGATGACCACGCTTACCTTAAACTGGGATCCTGAAAAAGTTCTAGGAATAAAACATGGGGTATTTAATATCAGTGCTTTACAAATTAGAGGTCGCCAATTTACAGGTGAAAATCTAAGCGACTTAAATAATATCAGTGGTATTGAAGCCGATCGTTCCACAAGATTATGGGAGCTGTGGTACCAACAAGGATTTTGGGATGATAAATTTACAGTACGTATTGGTAAATTAAGTTTAGACCAAGAATTTAATATTAGTGATTACGCAACCATGTTTATCAACTCTTCTTTTGGTTGGTCAATGGTCAGCTCTGTTGATACCTATAGTGGTGGTGTTGACTATCCTTTGGCTGCCCCTGGCATTCGATTCGCATTTCAACCCAATGCTAATTGGACCAATTTATTTGCAGTCACCAATGATAATCCTAACGATGTTCCTTTTTGTAACCCATCAGGTGCCTTTACTTGCGATCCACAAGCAGCACACCTTTCTGGAACACATTTTAATTTTAACACAGGCGTATTCATTATCAATGAATTACAATATCATTTAAACCCTGCCCCTGATGATGCAAAAGATAAAACAGTATCTACTGGCTATCCAGGCACATACAGAATCGGTGCTTATTTTGACAGTGCAGGTTTTCCCGATCAACGATATAATGCACAAAGACTACCACTTGCCGATCCTAATAACGACCAAACCATGTGGAAACACCGACATAATTGGTCTGTATATGGCATTATCGATCAAATGATTTGGCGTAACAAAGATAAAACCCATTCCGTCGGTCTCTTTGGTCGCATCCAAACATCACCAGGCGATCGCAGTCCCGTTAATCTAGGGGGTGATGCAGGTATTGTTTATAAAGGTATTTTTAATAGAGAGGACGACTCTCTTGGGTTTGCGTGGGGATTTGGTAGTTTTGGAGATAGAGCCAGACAATATGATCGTGATTATCGTTACTTTAACAATGACCCCTCATGGCGCACCAGAAAAACAGAACATCACATAGAATTAGCATGGCAAATCCAAGCAACGCCTTGGTGGGAAATAAAACCCGATTTCCAATATATATTCAATCCTGGTGGAGGATTAAATTTAGAAGAGGGCTATCATAAACGCATACAAAATGAGGCTGTTTTTGGATTAAGATCAACAGTCAACTTCTAG
- a CDS encoding iron transporter, whose protein sequence is MCIKKTLLATGCALLFSSPAFAVEYPIGKPQTCGGMEIAAVYLQPIEMDPEGVMLPASKSDIHLETDIHATADNKNGFPEGSWMPYLQVAYELNKVNDTKITKGILHPMVANDGPHYGENIKMMGPGKYHLKVTILPPSRESMFGRHVDKETGVAPWFKQCVTEFDFTYAGTGKKGGY, encoded by the coding sequence ATGTGTATTAAAAAAACCCTTTTAGCAACAGGCTGTGCATTGCTTTTTTCAAGTCCTGCTTTTGCGGTTGAATATCCGATTGGTAAACCCCAAACATGCGGAGGGATGGAGATCGCTGCGGTCTATTTGCAACCGATTGAAATGGATCCCGAAGGGGTTATGCTGCCAGCATCTAAATCTGATATCCATCTTGAAACAGATATTCATGCAACCGCAGACAACAAAAATGGTTTCCCAGAAGGCAGCTGGATGCCATATCTGCAAGTTGCTTATGAGCTGAATAAAGTGAATGATACAAAAATTACCAAAGGAATTTTGCATCCAATGGTTGCAAATGATGGTCCACATTATGGTGAAAATATCAAAATGATGGGACCTGGAAAATATCATTTAAAAGTAACCATTTTACCCCCTTCTCGTGAATCAATGTTCGGCAGACATGTTGATAAAGAAACAGGGGTTGCACCATGGTTTAAACAATGTGTAACGGAATTTGATTTTACCTATGCTGGCACAGGTAAAAAAGGCGGATATTAA
- a CDS encoding MDR/zinc-dependent alcohol dehydrogenase-like family protein, protein MMTEVKTGPVAKLDNIPKTMRAIVAYAPGDYRFEEVPVPEIGPNEILVKVEACGICAGDIKSFEGAPSFWGDEKQPAYIKAPMIPGHEFIGHVVAYGEGISDFKLNDRITSEQIVPCWDCRFCNRGEYWMCEKHDLYGFQKNVNGAMAEYIKLPKEGINHHVPDDLPMEKAVLIEPYACSMHAVQRASVKLGDVVVLSGAGTLGLGMIGAIKKSGPDKLVVLDLNEDRLAMAKKFGADIVMNPAKEDVVQKIKDMTEGYGCDIYIEATGAGKSVEQGLAMIRKLGRFVEFSVFKDPVAVDWSIISDRKELDVLGSHLGPYCYPMTIKGIQNGDFPTEGVVTHVFALEDYQEAFGLMKKGVGSLKIVLDPNRK, encoded by the coding sequence ATGATGACAGAAGTTAAAACTGGCCCAGTTGCTAAATTAGATAATATTCCTAAAACGATGCGTGCGATTGTTGCATACGCGCCTGGCGATTATCGTTTTGAGGAAGTGCCTGTTCCTGAAATTGGACCAAATGAAATTTTAGTCAAGGTCGAAGCATGCGGTATTTGTGCAGGAGATATTAAATCTTTTGAAGGCGCACCAAGTTTTTGGGGCGATGAAAAACAGCCTGCTTATATCAAAGCGCCAATGATTCCAGGTCATGAATTTATTGGTCACGTTGTTGCTTATGGTGAAGGGATTAGCGATTTTAAATTAAATGATCGTATTACCTCTGAGCAAATTGTTCCTTGTTGGGATTGTCGCTTTTGTAATCGTGGTGAATATTGGATGTGTGAAAAGCACGATTTGTATGGTTTCCAAAAGAACGTCAATGGTGCAATGGCTGAATACATAAAACTTCCAAAAGAAGGGATCAATCACCATGTTCCTGATGATTTGCCAATGGAAAAAGCTGTATTGATCGAACCATACGCATGTTCAATGCATGCTGTGCAACGTGCAAGCGTTAAATTGGGCGATGTTGTTGTGCTTTCTGGTGCAGGTACGCTTGGTTTAGGGATGATTGGCGCAATTAAAAAATCTGGTCCAGACAAATTGGTTGTTCTTGATTTAAACGAAGATCGCCTTGCTATGGCTAAAAAATTTGGTGCGGATATTGTGATGAACCCAGCTAAGGAAGATGTGGTTCAAAAAATCAAAGATATGACCGAAGGCTATGGTTGCGATATTTATATTGAAGCAACAGGTGCTGGTAAATCTGTTGAACAAGGATTGGCGATGATCCGTAAATTGGGTCGTTTTGTTGAATTTTCAGTGTTCAAAGACCCTGTGGCTGTAGATTGGAGCATCATTAGTGATCGTAAAGAGTTGGATGTATTGGGATCTCATTTAGGTCCATATTGTTATCCAATGACGATTAAAGGGATCCAAAATGGAGATTTCCCAACAGAAGGCGTTGTAACACACGTGTTTGCATTAGAGGACTATCAAGAAGCCTTTGGGTTAATGAAAAAAGGTGTTGGTTCTTTGAAAATTGTTTTGGATCCAAATAGAAAATAA
- a CDS encoding DUF1971 domain-containing protein, giving the protein MQTIPEGFKNRHNTKMGTWAKLVILSGYLTMEFMSDDGETTDQVEYSKE; this is encoded by the coding sequence GTGCAAACGATTCCAGAGGGTTTTAAAAATCGTCACAATACTAAAATGGGAACATGGGCAAAATTGGTAATTTTATCTGGCTATTTAACGATGGAATTTATGTCAGATGATGGAGAAACTACCGATCAAGTTGAATATTCGAAAGAGTAG